From Planctomycetota bacterium, a single genomic window includes:
- a CDS encoding polysaccharide biosynthesis/export family protein, giving the protein MTAKTRLWVLGLLAVAVAGCDGWPCWIKNFDDIGKAATRHQLREVEKRFERFNETYRIGIPDVLSINVPDHPDLSGSYEVRPDGNISFPLLKDVYVEGLTPMQLSDYLAKELERYVKKVDVLVTVTGLYSKTVYLAGRTQSSLRAFRFTGDMTVVDLVALQGGYTKMDYSSRIRLMRDNPDRKEIYRIRFDDILRGDFKTNVLVKNRDILYIPATLWAEVGFFCDELTAPARSAINGIRTYTELPYAGKDAEERASRAQSTPY; this is encoded by the coding sequence ATGACTGCGAAGACGCGTCTGTGGGTGCTTGGGCTGCTTGCTGTGGCGGTCGCCGGATGCGACGGATGGCCCTGCTGGATCAAGAACTTCGACGACATTGGCAAGGCCGCGACGCGCCACCAGCTCCGGGAAGTCGAGAAGCGCTTCGAGCGCTTCAACGAAACCTACCGCATTGGCATTCCCGACGTCCTCAGCATCAACGTGCCAGACCACCCGGACCTCAGCGGGTCCTACGAGGTGCGTCCCGACGGCAACATCTCCTTCCCGCTCCTGAAGGACGTGTACGTCGAGGGCCTCACCCCGATGCAGCTCAGCGACTATCTCGCCAAGGAGCTCGAGCGCTACGTCAAGAAGGTGGACGTGCTGGTGACCGTGACCGGCCTCTACAGCAAGACCGTCTACCTGGCGGGGCGCACGCAGAGCAGCCTCCGAGCCTTCCGCTTCACAGGCGACATGACGGTGGTGGACCTCGTCGCGCTCCAGGGCGGCTACACGAAGATGGACTACTCGAGCCGCATCCGCCTGATGCGCGACAACCCGGACCGCAAGGAGATCTACCGCATTCGGTTCGACGACATCCTGCGTGGCGACTTCAAGACCAATGTGCTCGTGAAGAACCGCGACATCCTCTACATCCCGGCCACGCTGTGGGCCGAGGTCGGGTTCTTCTGCGACGAGTTGACGGCTCCCGCGCGCTCCGCCATCAACGGCATCCGCACATACACCGAACTCCCGTACGCGGGCAAGGATGCCGAGGAACGCGCCAGCCGAGCGCAGTCAACCCCATACTAG
- a CDS encoding sigma-54 dependent transcriptional regulator translates to MGVERVLVAGPEGPRRALLTELLARHGCRVAVAENGAEAQRLLVREGADLVFADVAREDAWGPKGLPAAAREVTRDTPLIVLGPEADGGWLAAARRAGAFGCVAGPLSPESIAHWLARAGAWRERLAARPARPAPPERDAELVGRHPRLVEVVATVGRAAASKATLLVQGESGTGKELIAQLAHRGGPRARGPFVKVNCAALSETLLESELFGHERGAFTGALALRRGRFELAHGGTLLLDEVSEIPLHLQAKLLRAIEEEEFERVGGNETVRVDVRLVCTTNRDLPREVAEGRFRGDLYHRLNVVLVVLPPLRERREDIPLLVSHFLRRFRRECDSPVRAVAREAMEILKRHPWPGNVRELRNIIHRAVVLGAGEVLGPGDLPADVVEGRCVAASGGLAAGRSIDEVERDLILRTLASTGGNKTEAARLLRVTPRTLRNKLGRYGAASADAGVGTA, encoded by the coding sequence ATGGGGGTGGAGCGGGTGCTGGTGGCGGGCCCCGAGGGGCCGCGCCGCGCGCTTCTCACCGAGCTGCTGGCGCGCCACGGGTGCCGGGTCGCCGTGGCCGAGAACGGCGCGGAGGCGCAACGCCTCCTGGTGCGCGAGGGGGCCGACCTCGTGTTCGCCGACGTGGCGCGGGAGGATGCCTGGGGCCCGAAGGGCCTGCCAGCGGCCGCGCGCGAGGTGACCCGGGATACTCCCCTGATCGTGCTGGGCCCCGAGGCGGACGGCGGCTGGCTGGCCGCCGCGCGGCGCGCGGGCGCCTTCGGCTGTGTGGCCGGGCCGCTCTCGCCCGAGAGCATCGCGCACTGGCTCGCGCGGGCGGGCGCCTGGCGCGAGCGGCTGGCCGCGCGGCCGGCGCGGCCTGCGCCGCCGGAGCGCGACGCCGAGCTGGTGGGCCGCCACCCGCGGCTGGTGGAGGTGGTGGCCACGGTGGGCCGGGCCGCGGCGAGCAAGGCCACGCTGCTCGTCCAGGGCGAGAGCGGCACGGGCAAGGAACTGATCGCGCAGCTCGCCCACAGGGGCGGCCCGCGCGCCCGCGGGCCCTTCGTGAAGGTCAACTGCGCCGCCCTCTCGGAGACGCTGCTCGAGAGCGAGCTGTTCGGCCACGAACGCGGCGCCTTCACGGGCGCCCTCGCGCTCCGGCGCGGCCGGTTCGAGCTGGCCCACGGCGGCACGCTGCTGCTCGACGAGGTCTCGGAGATTCCCCTCCACCTCCAGGCCAAGCTGCTGCGCGCCATCGAGGAGGAGGAGTTCGAGCGCGTGGGCGGCAATGAGACCGTTCGGGTGGACGTGCGGCTGGTGTGCACAACCAACCGCGACCTGCCCCGCGAGGTGGCCGAGGGGCGCTTCCGCGGCGACCTGTACCACCGCCTGAACGTGGTGCTCGTGGTGCTGCCGCCGCTGCGCGAAAGGCGGGAGGACATTCCGCTGCTGGTCAGCCACTTCCTGCGGCGGTTCCGCCGCGAGTGCGACTCGCCCGTCCGCGCCGTGGCGCGTGAGGCGATGGAGATTCTGAAGCGCCACCCGTGGCCGGGCAACGTGCGGGAACTCCGCAACATCATCCACCGCGCCGTGGTGCTAGGCGCGGGCGAGGTGCTGGGGCCTGGGGACCTGCCGGCCGACGTGGTGGAGGGCCGCTGCGTGGCGGCGAGCGGGGGCCTGGCAGCCGGGCGCTCGATTGACGAGGTGGAGCGCGACCTGATCCTCAGGACGCTCGCGAGCACGGGCGGCAACAAGACCGAGGCCGCCCGCCTGCTGCGCGTGACGCCGCGCACCCTGCGCAACAAGCTCGGGCGCTACGGCGCTGCGAGCGCGGACGCGGGTGTGGGAACCGCCTGA
- a CDS encoding nucleotide sugar dehydrogenase translates to MTQTHESALLHKIAAREAAVAVVGLGYVGLPLAVEFALAGFHVWGIDVDAARVAGVSRGESYIGDVPSETLGTVVARGLLRASTDAAVTAHCDAAIICVPTPLRKTKDPDVSFIVDAVSRVRAHAHAGQLIVLESTTYPGTCEELVAPMLAETGLEVGGDLFLAFSPERVDPGNKKFTTRNIPKVVGGINEASTRVAAALYGAVIERIHPVSSTKTAEMVKLLENTFRSVNIGLINELAIICDRMGVDVWEVIEAAATKPFGFMPFYPGPGLGGHCLPIDPIYLSWKAKLLDVEANFIDLAARVNAAMPRHVVEKITAALNDEAKPVRGSRILVLGVAYKRDVADIRESPALDILKHLIALGAHVAYSDPHVPRLQYGGLDLASVELTPEILAAQHCVVIVANHTAFDYRAVVAHAPLVLDTRNAARGCVGRARVVKL, encoded by the coding sequence GTGACCCAGACTCACGAATCCGCGCTGCTCCACAAGATCGCCGCCCGCGAGGCCGCCGTGGCCGTGGTCGGCCTCGGCTATGTCGGGCTGCCGCTCGCCGTCGAGTTCGCCCTCGCAGGCTTCCACGTATGGGGCATTGACGTGGACGCCGCTCGTGTCGCGGGCGTGAGCCGCGGCGAATCCTACATCGGCGATGTCCCCTCCGAAACCCTCGGCACCGTGGTCGCCCGCGGCCTCCTGCGCGCCTCCACCGACGCCGCCGTGACGGCCCACTGCGACGCCGCAATCATCTGCGTGCCCACCCCGCTGCGCAAGACCAAGGACCCCGACGTGTCCTTCATCGTGGACGCGGTGTCGAGGGTGCGCGCCCACGCTCACGCCGGGCAGCTCATCGTGCTCGAGAGCACCACCTATCCTGGCACCTGCGAGGAACTGGTGGCTCCCATGCTCGCCGAAACGGGGCTCGAGGTCGGCGGCGACCTCTTCCTCGCCTTCAGCCCTGAGCGCGTGGACCCCGGCAACAAGAAATTCACCACGCGCAACATCCCCAAAGTCGTCGGCGGCATCAACGAGGCCTCCACGCGCGTGGCGGCTGCCCTCTACGGCGCCGTCATCGAGCGCATCCATCCCGTCTCGTCCACCAAGACTGCCGAGATGGTCAAGCTGCTCGAGAACACCTTCCGCAGCGTCAACATCGGCCTCATCAACGAGCTGGCCATCATCTGCGACCGGATGGGGGTGGACGTCTGGGAGGTCATCGAGGCCGCGGCCACCAAGCCCTTCGGCTTCATGCCCTTCTACCCGGGGCCCGGCCTCGGCGGCCACTGCCTGCCCATTGACCCCATTTACCTGTCGTGGAAGGCCAAGCTCCTGGACGTCGAGGCCAACTTCATTGACCTGGCGGCCCGGGTCAACGCGGCCATGCCGCGCCACGTCGTCGAAAAGATCACCGCGGCCCTCAACGACGAGGCGAAACCCGTACGCGGCTCGCGCATCCTCGTCCTCGGCGTGGCCTACAAGCGCGACGTGGCCGACATCCGCGAGTCCCCCGCCCTCGACATCCTCAAGCACCTGATCGCCCTGGGCGCCCACGTGGCCTACAGCGACCCCCACGTGCCTCGGCTCCAGTACGGCGGCCTCGACCTCGCCTCCGTGGAACTCACGCCCGAAATCCTCGCAGCCCAGCACTGCGTCGTCATCGTCGCCAACCACACGGCGTTCGACTACCGCGCAGTGGTGGCTCACGCGCCCCTGGTGCTCGACACTCGCAATGCGGCCAGGGGCTGCGTGGGCCGCGCCCGCGTGGTCAAGCTGTGA
- a CDS encoding MerR family DNA-binding transcriptional regulator: MDRKGPNGRVTITEAAERVGVTPKTLLRWEKAGKTPKPKRDWRGWRVYEQEELSQLVAFHDRMCQG, translated from the coding sequence ATGGATCGGAAGGGACCCAACGGTCGCGTAACGATCACCGAGGCGGCCGAGCGAGTGGGCGTGACTCCCAAGACCCTCCTTCGTTGGGAGAAGGCGGGCAAGACACCAAAGCCGAAGCGCGACTGGCGCGGCTGGCGAGTCTACGAGCAGGAGGAACTCAGCCAGTTGGTGGCGTTCCACGACCGAATGTGTCAAGGGTGA
- a CDS encoding MerR family transcriptional regulator has translation MAAFIADAAKAIGVSPATLKRWFRSAKVRDVARDRNGYRVFELSDIERLRAYANQRIEPETPFGRNTDGRSLAVN, from the coding sequence ATGGCCGCCTTCATTGCCGACGCTGCCAAGGCCATCGGCGTCTCTCCCGCAACGCTCAAGCGATGGTTCCGCTCCGCGAAGGTCCGCGACGTCGCTCGCGACCGCAATGGCTACCGCGTGTTCGAGCTCAGCGACATCGAGCGCCTTCGCGCCTACGCCAACCAGCGCATCGAGCCCGAGACGCCCTTCGGCCGGAACACCGACGGCCGCTCGCTGGCCGTGAACTGA
- a CDS encoding CpsD/CapB family tyrosine-protein kinase, with amino-acid sequence MSRIQKALEKARAEQAQAPRPAGNEPAGPTYVVRPAQGGQVDPHIVAYHHPHSHLTESFRRVKAMIRGIVGADKLRTCAITSAGKGEGKSTTALNLAIAMCQDFDQRVCLVDADLRRPRVHRLLGFTPRRGLSDVLNGDALPEDVLIADTVPRLTVLPGGRSSRTPSEMLGSPRMRQLIEELKSRFDFVLFDTPPVLTVADAIVLGPMTDGVILVIQAGKVRKRPVERAVELLHNSRILGFILNRGDMVLSHYGYRYYDRGYYY; translated from the coding sequence GTGTCGAGAATCCAGAAAGCCCTCGAAAAGGCCCGGGCCGAACAAGCCCAGGCCCCGCGCCCCGCCGGCAACGAACCCGCGGGGCCCACCTATGTGGTCCGCCCGGCGCAAGGCGGACAGGTGGACCCGCACATCGTGGCCTACCACCACCCCCACTCGCACCTCACCGAGAGCTTCCGCCGCGTGAAGGCCATGATCCGCGGCATCGTCGGCGCCGACAAGCTCCGCACCTGCGCCATCACCAGCGCCGGCAAGGGCGAGGGCAAGAGCACCACCGCCCTCAACCTGGCCATCGCCATGTGCCAGGACTTCGACCAGCGCGTGTGCCTGGTGGACGCCGACCTGCGGCGCCCCCGCGTGCACCGTCTGCTCGGCTTCACGCCGCGCCGCGGGCTGAGCGACGTGCTCAACGGCGACGCCCTGCCCGAGGACGTGCTGATCGCCGACACCGTGCCGCGCCTCACGGTGCTGCCGGGCGGCCGCTCGTCGCGCACCCCCTCCGAAATGCTCGGCTCGCCGCGCATGCGCCAGCTCATCGAGGAGCTCAAGAGCCGCTTCGACTTCGTGCTCTTCGACACCCCGCCCGTGCTCACCGTGGCCGACGCCATCGTGCTGGGGCCCATGACCGACGGCGTCATCCTGGTCATCCAGGCGGGCAAGGTGCGCAAGCGCCCCGTCGAGCGCGCCGTCGAACTCCTCCACAACTCGCGGATCCTCGGCTTCATCCTCAACCGCGGCGACATGGTCCTCTCCCACTATGGCTACCGCTACTACGACCGCGGCTACTACTACTGA
- a CDS encoding Wzz/FepE/Etk N-terminal domain-containing protein — MPAIQPRKPQQQFDFHRYLGILWRRKWLLIIPLAVCVPLALVAAYAYPTEYKSTAILELQDNRPIGDTTPAQTAAGSAIMAVKTRAMSWSAVREIVLSRKVDFGREIDPDDRRQFEKIYSEIERRTQVMPLGGKHLSITHTSISPARNAALVNEIVKKFVGADRKEAQERAKSDLKYYRDKFAAAKTALAEIDNQLREFNQQNPWLTETLAEIHKEYKDAETEELVLRQRIKGVEETVAELRKELSKEKPELTRKVRPEPTPEVLENKRKYEQAKARFDQAKEYYQQVSSRYTMAHPRCQEARAVFEKEAAAFEQVKGLVMDDPKELEVSEPNPKYAAIQARIAAQEKEIDRLNAQRLDANKKVSELYIRVRKAPELLGERRALEEQRATAAGTAAEYASGVRVAEKEMQRLLSEAYSARFVVLEYARDDWRPVRSAQAKIIVLGLVLGLLTGAALIGLVEYLDQTFKSIDDARDYLGLPALGVIPAIFTPRDHRRKLWFRVLAISSAVFVVGVAVAIWLTVPAAKEYLNTGWQTFQDWFVEGGW, encoded by the coding sequence ATGCCTGCCATCCAGCCCCGAAAGCCCCAGCAGCAGTTTGACTTCCACAGGTACCTCGGCATCCTGTGGCGGCGTAAGTGGCTCCTGATCATCCCCCTCGCGGTCTGCGTGCCGCTCGCGCTCGTGGCCGCCTACGCCTACCCTACCGAGTACAAGTCCACCGCCATCCTGGAGTTGCAGGACAACCGCCCCATCGGCGACACCACCCCCGCGCAGACGGCAGCCGGCTCGGCCATCATGGCCGTGAAGACCCGCGCCATGAGCTGGAGCGCCGTGCGCGAGATCGTGCTGAGCCGCAAGGTGGACTTCGGGCGCGAGATCGACCCGGACGATCGCCGCCAGTTCGAGAAGATCTACTCCGAGATTGAGCGACGCACACAGGTCATGCCCCTGGGGGGCAAGCACCTGTCCATTACCCACACGAGCATCAGCCCCGCGCGCAACGCGGCCCTCGTCAACGAGATCGTGAAGAAATTCGTCGGCGCCGACCGCAAGGAGGCGCAAGAGCGCGCCAAGAGCGACCTCAAGTACTACCGCGACAAGTTCGCCGCCGCCAAGACCGCGCTCGCCGAAATTGACAACCAGTTGCGCGAGTTCAACCAGCAGAACCCCTGGCTCACCGAGACCCTGGCCGAGATCCACAAAGAGTACAAGGACGCCGAGACGGAAGAACTGGTCCTTCGCCAGCGGATCAAAGGGGTCGAGGAGACCGTGGCCGAGCTGCGCAAGGAACTGAGCAAGGAGAAGCCGGAGCTCACCCGCAAGGTGCGCCCCGAGCCCACACCCGAGGTGCTCGAGAACAAGCGCAAGTACGAGCAGGCCAAGGCGCGCTTCGACCAGGCCAAGGAGTACTATCAGCAGGTCAGCTCGCGCTACACCATGGCCCACCCCCGCTGCCAGGAGGCCCGCGCGGTCTTCGAGAAGGAAGCCGCCGCGTTCGAGCAGGTGAAGGGCCTGGTCATGGACGACCCCAAGGAGCTCGAGGTCTCGGAGCCGAACCCGAAGTACGCCGCCATCCAGGCGCGCATTGCGGCGCAGGAGAAGGAGATTGACCGGCTCAACGCGCAGCGGCTCGACGCCAACAAGAAGGTCAGCGAACTCTACATCCGCGTGCGCAAGGCGCCGGAGCTTCTCGGGGAACGCCGCGCTCTGGAGGAGCAGCGCGCCACCGCCGCCGGCACCGCCGCCGAATACGCCAGCGGCGTGCGCGTGGCCGAGAAAGAGATGCAGCGTCTCCTCAGCGAAGCCTACAGCGCGCGGTTTGTGGTCCTCGAGTACGCGCGCGACGACTGGCGGCCCGTCCGCAGCGCACAGGCCAAGATCATCGTCCTGGGGCTCGTCCTCGGCCTGCTCACCGGCGCGGCGCTCATCGGCCTCGTCGAGTACCTCGACCAGACCTTCAAGAGCATTGACGATGCCCGCGACTACCTGGGCCTGCCGGCCCTCGGGGTGATTCCCGCCATCTTCACCCCGCGCGACCATCGCAGGAAGCTCTGGTTCCGAGTCCTCGCGATCAGCTCTGCCGTCTTCGTCGTGGGCGTGGCTGTGGCGATCTGGCTCACCGTGCCCGCCGCGAAGGAGTACCTCAACACGGGCTGGCAGACGTTCCAGGATTGGTTCGTCGAGGGCGGCTGGTAA
- a CDS encoding AAA family ATPase, with amino-acid sequence MYEKFYGFAEKPFNLTPDPDYFFLSSVHRRALDYLVYGLESGMGFIQVTGEIGSGKTTLIKCLLRQLSREVKVAYVIHSKGTFVQILRMILEDLEVVPADQKLTKEALLSRFRDYLVEQARRHNSVVVIIDEAQNLQLEVLEELRMLSNFETEKAKLLQIVLVGQPELRDLLRRPELEQLRQRITVRFHLCPLNEDEARSYIRHRLKVAGSNGSVRFTAAACRLIHRYSGGVPRLINVACDATLVAGFVEERRVFNEAFVRSALRELADDRPELLAEPGGAAEAPAPAPRPTRRWPLVAAAAVALALALAAALFAVQRTAPGTPGGVWKGLFAALRK; translated from the coding sequence ATGTACGAGAAGTTCTACGGCTTCGCCGAGAAGCCCTTTAACCTGACTCCGGACCCCGACTACTTCTTCCTGAGCTCCGTGCACCGGCGGGCGCTGGACTACCTGGTCTACGGCCTCGAGTCGGGCATGGGCTTCATCCAGGTCACCGGCGAGATCGGCTCGGGCAAGACCACCCTGATCAAGTGCCTGCTGCGCCAGCTCAGCCGCGAGGTCAAGGTCGCCTACGTCATCCACTCCAAGGGCACCTTCGTCCAGATCCTGCGGATGATCCTCGAGGACCTCGAGGTGGTGCCGGCTGACCAGAAACTGACGAAGGAGGCGCTCCTCAGCCGATTCCGCGACTACCTGGTCGAGCAGGCGCGCCGTCACAACAGCGTGGTCGTGATCATTGACGAGGCCCAGAACCTCCAGCTCGAGGTGCTCGAAGAGCTCCGCATGCTCTCGAACTTCGAGACCGAAAAGGCCAAGCTCCTCCAGATCGTGCTCGTGGGCCAGCCCGAGTTGCGCGACCTGCTGCGCCGGCCCGAGCTCGAGCAGCTCCGCCAGCGCATCACCGTGCGCTTCCACCTCTGCCCGCTCAACGAAGACGAGGCCCGCAGCTACATCCGCCACCGCCTCAAAGTGGCCGGCTCGAACGGCAGCGTGCGCTTCACCGCCGCCGCCTGCCGGCTCATCCACCGCTATTCCGGCGGCGTGCCGCGCCTGATCAACGTGGCCTGCGACGCCACGCTCGTCGCCGGCTTCGTCGAGGAGCGGCGCGTGTTCAACGAAGCCTTCGTGCGCAGCGCGCTCCGCGAGCTGGCCGACGATCGCCCCGAGCTGCTCGCCGAGCCCGGCGGCGCGGCCGAGGCCCCAGCCCCCGCGCCGCGGCCGACGCGCCGGTGGCCCCTCGTGGCGGCGGCGGCCGTCGCGCTCGCCCTTGCCCTCGCGGCGGCGCTCTTCGCCGTCCAGCGCACCGCGCCCGGCACGCCGGGCGGCGTCTGGAAAGGCCTGTTCGCGGCCCTTCGCAAGTAG
- a CDS encoding helix-turn-helix domain-containing protein, producing the protein MSNNAFFKFFQDLVLSRTWKKLTPSARTLYPVLAIHTDRDFKPVWPSLKRLKHLSGLGNSGIASALQSLQENGLIRIWSGKHKDGNRNNTYQFVFSYEGCQIDLAPPQGKASPAAGVGLSPAEGKATPFTHAPLLPQEDILPPRKGTNKRSRTTGTGPTKTTTTIHGDVHINIDHGTKPAVVDSLKQFFTDAMARQLAHEYPPDYIQEKIEITRYNHERGKVRDPAAYLRRALSQDYSRPPGFTTAGERDQAQAQNSKVRELMTRIRDRAIKIARHRSTGEISLVDVPTDLAYIILQGRHGTRCINTWDDVQQFDFE; encoded by the coding sequence ATGTCGAACAACGCCTTCTTCAAGTTCTTCCAGGACCTCGTGCTCTCGCGCACCTGGAAGAAGCTCACGCCCTCGGCGCGCACCCTCTACCCCGTGCTCGCGATCCACACGGACCGGGATTTCAAGCCCGTGTGGCCATCGCTCAAGCGCCTCAAGCACCTCAGCGGCCTGGGCAACAGCGGCATCGCGTCCGCCCTCCAGAGCCTTCAGGAGAACGGCCTCATCCGCATCTGGTCGGGCAAGCACAAGGACGGGAACCGGAACAACACCTACCAGTTCGTCTTCTCCTACGAAGGCTGCCAGATCGACCTTGCCCCGCCACAGGGCAAGGCTAGCCCCGCTGCGGGGGTAGGCCTGTCCCCGGCAGAGGGCAAGGCTACCCCCTTCACCCACGCGCCCCTACTCCCACAGGAAGACATCCTGCCCCCACGGAAGGGCACAAACAAGAGATCCAGAACAACAGGTACCGGCCCAACCAAAACCACCACAACAATCCACGGCGACGTCCACATCAACATTGACCACGGCACTAAACCCGCTGTTGTTGACTCGCTTAAGCAGTTCTTCACCGACGCCATGGCCCGCCAGCTCGCCCACGAATACCCGCCCGACTACATCCAAGAGAAGATCGAGATCACGCGCTACAACCACGAGCGCGGCAAAGTGCGCGACCCCGCGGCCTACCTCCGCCGCGCCCTCTCGCAAGACTACAGCCGGCCCCCCGGCTTCACCACCGCCGGCGAACGCGACCAGGCGCAAGCGCAGAACAGCAAGGTCCGTGAACTCATGACCCGCATCCGCGACCGCGCCATCAAGATCGCGCGCCACCGATCTACCGGGGAGATCAGTCTCGTAGACGTTCCCACCGACCTCGCCTACATCATCCTCCAGGGGCGCCACGGCACACGCTGCATCAACACCTGGGACGACGTGCAGCAGTTCGACTTCGAGTGA